Genomic window (Synechococcales cyanobacterium T60_A2020_003):
GATATCTGCAATTCCGCTAGATACGGTAGAGTACAAGAAACCAATCTTTACTCTGCCTAGCGAGTATTGCTTATGAGTCCAGCAGATTCATCCCCGTCAAAAGCCAAAGTTCTCATCGTGGAAGACGATCCCATGATGCAGCTTGGCCTTGAACAATCCCTATCCACCTGCGAAACAATAGAGGTTGTCGGCAAAGCCGAAGACGGATACACTGCCGTCGAACTCGCCCAAAAGCTGCATCCCGATATCGTGGTCATGGATATTGGGCTTCCGCGGCTAGATGGCATTGCTGCAACCCAACAAATCAAAACCGCATTGCCCGATACCCACGTTGTTATGCTCACCTCTCACACCTCTGAGACCGAAGTCATTGGTGCACTTTCCAGTGGTGCTGATGGATATTGCGTCAAAGGCACCAGCGTCGAAAGCCTAGTCGCTGCCATTACCGCAGCCCAAGAGGGAGCAAGCTATCTAGACCCCCAAGTTGCCCGTCTCGTCATGGATCACCTCAAGCAGCCCGCATCCAGTGAGCCTGCCCTGATCGGTCAGCTTTCCCAACGCGAACTTGAAGTGCTGACCCTAATGGTCGAGGGACGCAGCAATACCGAAATTGCCGCCGAACTCTATCTTAGTCCCAATACCGTCAAAACCCACGTTCGCGGCATTATGAACAAGCTTGCCGTTGATGACCGAGTCCAAGCGGCTGTCGTTGCCCTCCGTGCTGGGCTTGTACCCTAAGCTGCTATTCATACAGCACCTCAGCTACGAGCTTAATACTGTCAACTCAAAACTTAAAACTCAAAATTGATATCTCAACCCTAAGCCCCCAAGCGTTCCTGACTTCAGGGTGACTGCACACCCAGCGTGTGACAAATTTGATTAACCAGCATATCTACACTGGTAGAAGCGGGTAAGATGCTGGTTGATACCCGTTCTAATCGACGAAGCAGCGCCTGGGTTTCACTCAAAATTTGGGCAGAAATTTGAGCAGGACTAGGCACGATTCCATCTTGCACGCACACGGGTTGAGATTGCCAAACAATAACGGGGGGACGCAATTCCAACTTTTCAAGCAAGTAAATAATTCGGATCAAATCCGGTTGAGCCTCCAGGTTAGATACGCAGAGCACAATCAAATCTGTCACCTGCCCCTGCAGTGCTTGGGCAATCTCTAACCAAGACGAAGCCGCGAGTAGCGTATATCCCTCTGCCTGAATGCCATCAACCACCAAACGTAATGGTTCAGGATCATCCTGCGACAGCAAATCAATCACCAGCACATGGGGATTCCAACTGAGCCCAGTCGCAACCTGAAGCACCTGAGCCAGCGCCGATAACTGCCCGGACTGGGATACATCCATAGGTGTCAGGCATGGGTACACCGTCAGGTCAGGATACTGATTCGCCGCCTGGGTGCTTTCAACCGTTAATGTCACTAAGGGCAACCTCCGCAATCCGGGCGACTCCTCAAGTTGACGCAGAATCCCATCCGGTTCCCGAATCGCCTCACCCAGCAAAATAACGTGGGGCTTCCACACGCGAGCGAGTAACTCCCCTTGCTCCACACCATTCACTTCCAACACCCGACAGGGTAAAGGAGCCAGCATATCGTGCAAATTATAGGAAAGGCTTGTAGATGGGGATGCGTCTAGCGATCGCTCCTCAACCGACGACAGGTGCAGCACCGTGATATAAGGTATAACCTTAGGTCGCAACCCCGATCGGCGACGTAACACCAGACGTTCCATCACATCACTCAGAGCCTGATCCTGAATCGGTAAATCCAAAAACTCATCCGCATGGTGGTGGTGAGCCATCTGCTGGGCGGTGGGAGTCGTCATCACCACCGTTGGAATATGAGCAGTTGACGGGTTCGACTTCAGTAACGTTAAAACATCCCATCCCGATAGCAATGGCAGCGTCGGGTTCAAAAACGTCACGCTCGGTTGCAGACATCGAGCTTTCTCCAACGCTTCCGTCCCCGAACGGGCGATCGCCACCTTATAGCCCATCCCCGTCAGCTTACTCATCAACACCTCCAGCAACTTCGGGGCCGACTCCACGACTAAAATTAACCCCTGGGCGATCGCCCCTGAGGCCACCGAAATGTGGGCAAGCTGCTCCGGCGTAAATCGGGCGATCGCTTCAGCCGGAATTGGAGGCAGCAGAATCGTAAACCGACTCCCCTGCTGCTCCACCGACGTAAACGTAACATCCCCACCGTGCAAATGCGCCAAGCGCTGCGTCAGCACCAGTCCCAACCCCGTTCCCTCAAATTGGCGCGTCAACGGACTTTCAAGCTGCTGAAACTTCTGGAAAATCAAATGCTGCTGATCCGCCGGAATCCCAATGCCCGTATCCCACACCGTAAAGGCCATCCACTGCCCCCAACGCTCCACTTGTAATCCAATCTCGCCCGTTTCCGGCGTAAACTTCAGCGCATTCGACAACACATTACTCAACATCTGCCGCAACCGCAGCTCATCCGCAATCATCACCTCCAGCCCCGGCTGAATCACCAGCGTAAACGCAGGACTTCGCACCGAGGTAGACGGATCCGCCACCGTGCGATCGCCCTCCTGGATCTCCACACTCTTCGTATGCTGGCAGGCTTGCTCATAGGCGCGATCGCACACCGACGCCACATTCACCAACTCCAGCGATAGTTCCAGTTGCCCCGTTTCAATCCGCGCCAAATCCAGAATGTCATTCACAATCGTCATCAAATGCCGGCCACTTTGGTAAATCAACTGCGCATACCGCAACTGACGCGGATTCATCTCCCCAATCAGGCAATCCTTCAGCAAGCTCGACAACCCCAAAATCGACGTGAGTGGCGTCTTTAGCTCATGACTAATACAGGCCAAAAACTCATCCTTCAACCGATTAAGCTGCACCAAATCCGCATTCTTCGCCGCCAACTCCTGAGCCATCCGATGCTGTTCCGTCGCATCCTGCGCCAAAATCAGCCACAGCGTTTCTGGATGTTCTGACGATCCTGGTAACACCGACGCCCCCTCCCCCAACCGCGCCAAATGAAACACTGAATGCAACACGCGATCCATCCTCAGGTAGGAATGCGCCACAGGCTCTACCATCGACGCCACATCCGACGCCCCCATAGTCAAAATCCCGAACGGAATTTTGATAAAGCGCCAAACCTGCTCCCGACCATCCTTCATCGCACACACGCAGTCACAGGAATTCTGATCACTTCCCAACTGACAAAGACTATTGTGATCGCCTGTCACAGACGGAACTTGCTCCAGTAACGGAGCCGCCGACTGCCAAACCTCTACCGGATTTTCCAATTCCCCTAAGCGCTGTTGCCATGCCAAGTTTTGCACCACAATCTGACCTCGTCCCGTTTGCAACATCAGCGGCAACGGCAACCGACGCAAAACTTCCACCGACGATAGCAAACTAAAGGTTTCCCACAGCAGCGAAGACGCAAATCCTACAGATTCCGCCCCCCAAACCGCTGCTCTAGACTCCACCGTTTCGGATTCAGCAGACATTGCCTCCTCAGACCAACGCTGAGCCGCCAAAAAACGCCAAGCTTCAGCCGCATCCAAAAGCCCAACAAACCGACCAGACTCATCAACCACAGCCCACGGTGGAACACCGGCTCGGCACGCTACATCGAGATCCTCCTCCGTCAGTTTCAGAGACAGCGTCGCCACCGGATCCATCAGCGGCGATCGCCCAGTCCCATCCAGCGATCCCGCCAACTCGGCCACCGTTTTCTGAAGCATCTCCTCCGGGCGATCGCCAAACCAATACCCCAAGAGCGATCGCACCCAAATAATGCCCACTGGAGATGCCTGCCCATCCAGCACCACCATCTCATTCAGCCGTTCCTTCTGAAATCGATCTAAGATCGTTGCAAGCGTATCCGTTTGGACACAAACGGCAGTTGGCTTCAATGAATCTCGCAGGATTGCAGAGGGCATATAAATATAAGACACCAACCAAACGGTCAAGCACCGTCCATGCACTGAGCCACCTCGAAGCCCTGAATGTACACTAGGCAGGCTCCAGATTCATCTTCTATCCACAATCAGGTCTACTGCTCAAACCAACCGCAAGGATTTAGGTATCAAACGGCGAGTCTACCTACTATTATGCGGCGTAACTCCAGCGTAGAGAGCGTTTACAAACTTAATAAATGTTGAGTATTCTGATATTCAGCTAAACTTCTTAAAAAAAAGTAAAGACTAGGAGAGAGTAACGACTCATGGTTAACCCAGCGTCTGCACTACCCCTTGCTCTTGATTGATACCTTACAAGGCTCACGAGGATATTGACCCATTGCACGCTAAGTTCTCCGTCTGCACCTTATTACACACCCCATCGTTAATCGATGTGGTGCGTCAAGCTCTGCAAGATACGTGTCAGACCTTAAATCAGTTTCTAGTTGAGAATGACTTCCTTACCTTCGTAGATCGGGAAAAACATCACATCGACTGCCTGGTGATTGAAAGTAGCGCCCAGCTCGATCATCTCTTTAAGCAACTGCATCAGCGCGCTATCCTCCTTCCCACCGTTGTCCTAGAAATTGACGGCAGCACCGAAAACTCAGAAAAAGCCGTCGAAGCGGCGATCGCGGCTCTAGAATCCAAACATGCCAAAACGCCTTACCAACAGGCCGCTCTCCGGATCATGCTCTCCCAAATCGAGCAGATCGATCAATTTATCGAACAGGCCATCAGCAAATTTCTAAAACTCTCGCCCCCTGCCAAACAAGCAGATTCAGAGCGCCTCTTCGATCCAATGGCAGAAAGCTCCGCACGGGACTCCTTAGTCACCCAACAAAAGCGGCTGGCCGATCGACTTAAAGAGCGCTTGGGATATCTAGGGGTTTATTACAAACGCAACCCTAGTAGCTTCATGAGATACATGAACCAAGACGAGCGTAAGGAGTTTTTGAAGCTTCTGAAAGAAAGTTATCAAGAAATCATTCTCTGCTACTTTGCGAGAAACAACGAGAGAAAGCTCAATGACAAAATCGATAACTTTGTTAACATGGCATTCTTCTCAGACGTTCCCGTATCCCAGGTCGTCGAGCTCCACATGGCCCTGATGGACGAGTTTGCCAAACAGTTGAAGTTAGAAGGACGCAGTGAAGAAATCTTGTTGGATTATCGATTAACCCTTATTGATGTTCTAGCCAACCTATGCGAAATGTATAGACGCTCCATTCCACGAGAAACCTGATCGACTCCAGTCCCCTAGTCCATGCATTCCCCTGTTTAGTCTATGACTACTACTTGGTTCTTTTGTACTACTATCTTAGAGCATCGTTGAATCATTTTTTAGCACTTAACGGTCTATCCACTCGATTCGCCATCTATATCTAAAGTTAAATCTTCGTAAGGCTCCTCCGTAAGCACCATGAATCCTCTCAGAAAAACCTATGTCCTCAAGCTTTACGTTGCAGGCAATACGCCAAACTCCGTTCGGGCACTCAAAACGTTGAATAACATCCTAGAAACCGAGTTCCAGGGCGTGTACGCGTTGAAAGTGATTGATGTTCTCAAAAATCCCCAACTTGCCGAAGAAGACAAAATTCTGGCAACCCCTACCTTAGCCAAAATTTTACCCCCGCCCGTTCGCAAAATTATCGGCGATTTATCCGATCGCGAAAAAGTTTTGATCGGCCTAGATCTCCTCTACGAAGAGTTGAGCGAAGACGAAGCCAACAATTGGTGAGTTTTTCCGCCAATGGTGATCAAGATCGTGTACATTTTTGCGAGGAGACAAGCATTTCTTATTTAATAAAAGCCTGCATAACGTAACCGTATGACACAAAGTAATCCAGCGAGCCAGCAGAATATGCCGGAATCAGCCGGAGTTCGTAAGATCCGCACGATGATTGAAGGCTTCGATGACATCAGTCATGATGGCCTCCCCGTCGGACGCACCACCCTTGTGAGCGGCACATCCGGAACCGGAAAAACGCTATTTGCCGTACAGTTCTTATACAACGGCATCGTCCATTTTGATGAACCCGGCGTTTTTGTTACCTTCGAAGAGTCTCCAGCCGATATTATCAAAAACGCCTATAGTTTTGGCTGGAATCTTCAAGGATTGGTTGATTCAGGCAAGCTATTCATCCTAGACGCCTCTCCTGATCCAGAAGGGCAAGACATTGTTGGCAATTTTGATCTATCTGCTCTAATTGAACGGATTCAATACGCGATCCGCAAATACAAAGCCAAACGGGTTTCGATTGATTCCATTACCGCCGTTTTTCAGCAGTACGATGCCGCCTCCGTTGTGCGCCGCGAAATCTTTCGTCTCGTTGCTCGCCTCAAGCAGGTTGGCGCTACCACCATCATGACCACCGAGCGCATCGAAGAATATGGCCCGATCGCCCGCTTTGGTGTTGAGGAATTCGTATCCGATAACGTCGTGATTCTCCGCAACGCCCTCGAAGGCGAGCGTCGCCGCCGCACCATTGAAATTCTGAAACTACGCGGCACCACCCACATGAAAGGCGAATATCCCTTCACAATCACCAATGAAGGAGTTAGTATCTTCCCCCTAGGCGCGATGCGACTGACCCAGCGATCCTCCAACGTCCGGGTATCGTCGGGCGTCAAAACCCTCGACGAAATGTGCGGGGGGGGCTTCTTCAAAGACTCGATCATCCTGGCTACCGGAGCCACCGGAACCGGGAAAACGCTGCTGGTTAGTAAATTTCTCCAGGATGGCTGTCGCATTGGCGAGCGTGCCCTGCTGTTTGCCTACGAAGAGTCACGGGCACAGCTTTCCCGCAACGCCTCCTCCTGGGGCATTGATTTTGAAGATCTAGAGCAAAAAGGCTTGCTCAAAATTATCTGCGCCTATCCCGAATCCACAGGACTCGAAGATCACTTACAAATCATCAAATCCGAAATCTCTGAATTCAAGCCATCGCGGATTGCCATCGACTCCCTATCGGCCCTGGCTCGTGGCGTCAGTAACAACGCCTTCCGGCAGTTTGTAATCGGCGTCACCGGATTTGCCAAACAGGAAGAGATCACCGGATTCTTCACCAACACCACCGATCAGTTCATGGGCTCCCATTCCATCACCGACTCCCATATTTCCACCATTACCGACACTATCTTGATGTTGCAATACGTGGAAATCCGTGGCGATATGGCGCGAGCCATCAACGTCTTCAAAATGCGAGGTTCCTGGCATGACAAAGGCATTCGGGAATACATCATCACCGATCGCGGCCCTGAGATTAAAGACTCTTTCCGCCAGTACGAGCGCGTCATCAGCGGTTCGCCATCCCGGATTGCCGTGGACGAGAAGAGCGAGCTATCGCGGATTGTGCGCGGATTTCAACAAGGCGATGATGAGGATGAGGATGAGGAGGGGTGAAGAGGTGATGGGGGAACGGAGTGATGAGGGACAAGGGGTATGACTTTTAAATTCTTTACTCCACCACTCCCCCACTCCATCACTCGATACACGCCGCATCCAGGAGAACCAGGTCTTGATTTTTCCACACTGTACAAGCGGCGATCGCCCTCTCTAACGCAGGCGATTCCTCAGATTGCCGAGTCGTGCGACGCACATCCCGCGCAAACTCTGGATATTGGCGCACCCATACCCGGTTCAGATATTCATCGCTAAAGGCATCGGCATCAAGCAACCAAAGGTCA
Coding sequences:
- a CDS encoding response regulator transcription factor, whose amino-acid sequence is MSPADSSPSKAKVLIVEDDPMMQLGLEQSLSTCETIEVVGKAEDGYTAVELAQKLHPDIVVMDIGLPRLDGIAATQQIKTALPDTHVVMLTSHTSETEVIGALSSGADGYCVKGTSVESLVAAITAAQEGASYLDPQVARLVMDHLKQPASSEPALIGQLSQRELEVLTLMVEGRSNTEIAAELYLSPNTVKTHVRGIMNKLAVDDRVQAAVVALRAGLVP
- a CDS encoding response regulator, producing MPSAILRDSLKPTAVCVQTDTLATILDRFQKERLNEMVVLDGQASPVGIIWVRSLLGYWFGDRPEEMLQKTVAELAGSLDGTGRSPLMDPVATLSLKLTEEDLDVACRAGVPPWAVVDESGRFVGLLDAAEAWRFLAAQRWSEEAMSAESETVESRAAVWGAESVGFASSLLWETFSLLSSVEVLRRLPLPLMLQTGRGQIVVQNLAWQQRLGELENPVEVWQSAAPLLEQVPSVTGDHNSLCQLGSDQNSCDCVCAMKDGREQVWRFIKIPFGILTMGASDVASMVEPVAHSYLRMDRVLHSVFHLARLGEGASVLPGSSEHPETLWLILAQDATEQHRMAQELAAKNADLVQLNRLKDEFLACISHELKTPLTSILGLSSLLKDCLIGEMNPRQLRYAQLIYQSGRHLMTIVNDILDLARIETGQLELSLELVNVASVCDRAYEQACQHTKSVEIQEGDRTVADPSTSVRSPAFTLVIQPGLEVMIADELRLRQMLSNVLSNALKFTPETGEIGLQVERWGQWMAFTVWDTGIGIPADQQHLIFQKFQQLESPLTRQFEGTGLGLVLTQRLAHLHGGDVTFTSVEQQGSRFTILLPPIPAEAIARFTPEQLAHISVASGAIAQGLILVVESAPKLLEVLMSKLTGMGYKVAIARSGTEALEKARCLQPSVTFLNPTLPLLSGWDVLTLLKSNPSTAHIPTVVMTTPTAQQMAHHHHADEFLDLPIQDQALSDVMERLVLRRRSGLRPKVIPYITVLHLSSVEERSLDASPSTSLSYNLHDMLAPLPCRVLEVNGVEQGELLARVWKPHVILLGEAIREPDGILRQLEESPGLRRLPLVTLTVESTQAANQYPDLTVYPCLTPMDVSQSGQLSALAQVLQVATGLSWNPHVLVIDLLSQDDPEPLRLVVDGIQAEGYTLLAASSWLEIAQALQGQVTDLIVLCVSNLEAQPDLIRIIYLLEKLELRPPVIVWQSQPVCVQDGIVPSPAQISAQILSETQALLRRLERVSTSILPASTSVDMLVNQICHTLGVQSP
- a CDS encoding circadian clock protein KaiA; the protein is MHAKFSVCTLLHTPSLIDVVRQALQDTCQTLNQFLVENDFLTFVDREKHHIDCLVIESSAQLDHLFKQLHQRAILLPTVVLEIDGSTENSEKAVEAAIAALESKHAKTPYQQAALRIMLSQIEQIDQFIEQAISKFLKLSPPAKQADSERLFDPMAESSARDSLVTQQKRLADRLKERLGYLGVYYKRNPSSFMRYMNQDERKEFLKLLKESYQEIILCYFARNNERKLNDKIDNFVNMAFFSDVPVSQVVELHMALMDEFAKQLKLEGRSEEILLDYRLTLIDVLANLCEMYRRSIPRET
- the kaiB gene encoding circadian clock protein KaiB codes for the protein MNPLRKTYVLKLYVAGNTPNSVRALKTLNNILETEFQGVYALKVIDVLKNPQLAEEDKILATPTLAKILPPPVRKIIGDLSDREKVLIGLDLLYEELSEDEANNW
- the kaiC gene encoding circadian clock protein KaiC: MTQSNPASQQNMPESAGVRKIRTMIEGFDDISHDGLPVGRTTLVSGTSGTGKTLFAVQFLYNGIVHFDEPGVFVTFEESPADIIKNAYSFGWNLQGLVDSGKLFILDASPDPEGQDIVGNFDLSALIERIQYAIRKYKAKRVSIDSITAVFQQYDAASVVRREIFRLVARLKQVGATTIMTTERIEEYGPIARFGVEEFVSDNVVILRNALEGERRRRTIEILKLRGTTHMKGEYPFTITNEGVSIFPLGAMRLTQRSSNVRVSSGVKTLDEMCGGGFFKDSIILATGATGTGKTLLVSKFLQDGCRIGERALLFAYEESRAQLSRNASSWGIDFEDLEQKGLLKIICAYPESTGLEDHLQIIKSEISEFKPSRIAIDSLSALARGVSNNAFRQFVIGVTGFAKQEEITGFFTNTTDQFMGSHSITDSHISTITDTILMLQYVEIRGDMARAINVFKMRGSWHDKGIREYIITDRGPEIKDSFRQYERVISGSPSRIAVDEKSELSRIVRGFQQGDDEDEDEEG